The sequence below is a genomic window from Chondrinema litorale.
TGCCGTTTATGGGATCGTAATTAAGCGAATCCTTAGCAAAATATTTAATGGTGGTTTCAATCGGGCCCTCTTGCTGAATAGTATCTGTAGCAACAGCTAAACTATCTGTTGCAAGAAGGGTTGTATCTGTAGAAATGGTTGAATCATTTACTAAAACAGTGTCACTTTCAATAACTTGTGCTTGGGAAGAAAGGCTCAGTAAAATAAAAACTGAGGAAAAAAGAACAGCTCTCACCACAAACTCTACAATTTTGCCAATAAAGGTATAATATTTATATCTGTCCAAAATTCCCTAAAAAAAATTTTCAGCTCTAAAACGAAGAATAAGAGAAACGAGTTCTTTAATAAATCATGTTATAAAAACACTTTTTTCAGTATTTTTACTAAATAGTAAAAGAGAAGGATGAACTCCAACTATTTAACATATTTTTGATAAAAGATACAAAGAAGCGTTAAATACTTATTTTTTTTCTCCTTACTCAAAACAGGATGCAATTTTATGAAAAATCTCTTAATAATTCCCTTAGCTATTGCCGGAATTATGCTTTGTTCTTTTCAACCTGTTGATAAGCCGGCATATTCTGTAAAAAAAATAGTGATAGATGCAGGCCATGGCGGGTTTGATCCGGGATGTTCAGGCTCTATCAGTAAAGAAAAAGAATTAACTCTTGAAATAGCTTTCGAATTAGGTAAACTCATAAGTACCTTTCATAAGGATGTAGAAATTATTTACACGCGAACAAAAAATCAATATGTAAATCTACACGAAAGGGCAATGATTGCCAATCGAGCATCTGCAGATTTGTTTATTTCAATTCATTGCAATGCTTATCCAAAAGAAAATATTCATGGCACAGAAACCTATACAATGGGTTTAAGCCATACCAATGATAATTTGGCGGTTGCCATGCGAGAAAACTCTGTAATCTTGAAAGAAGAAGGTTATTTACAACTATACGACGGATTTGATCCTAAATCTCCGGTTTCGTATATCTTGTTGTCTAACCTACAACAGGCTTATCAAGAAAACAGCATTGCCTTTGCTTCACTAATAGAAAATGAATTTGGAAAGGCAAACGAACGTCCAAATCGTGGAGTAAAACAAGCAGGCTTTTTAGTTTTAGCAAAAACAACAATGCCAAGTGTATTGGTAGAAGTTGGTTTTCTTACAAACAAAGAAGAAGAAAAATACCTTAATTCTGATTTGGGAAAAGCAAAAGTTGCAGCAAATCTTTATCGCGCTTTTAGAAATTACAAAAGAGATTTGGAAGCAAGAAGTAATTAAATAAGAAAGCCAGTTTTTAAACTGGCCTTTTTTATTCTA
It includes:
- a CDS encoding N-acetylmuramoyl-L-alanine amidase family protein, encoding MKNLLIIPLAIAGIMLCSFQPVDKPAYSVKKIVIDAGHGGFDPGCSGSISKEKELTLEIAFELGKLISTFHKDVEIIYTRTKNQYVNLHERAMIANRASADLFISIHCNAYPKENIHGTETYTMGLSHTNDNLAVAMRENSVILKEEGYLQLYDGFDPKSPVSYILLSNLQQAYQENSIAFASLIENEFGKANERPNRGVKQAGFLVLAKTTMPSVLVEVGFLTNKEEEKYLNSDLGKAKVAANLYRAFRNYKRDLEARSN